The Gouania willdenowi chromosome 22, fGouWil2.1, whole genome shotgun sequence nucleotide sequence TGCAGGTAACACCAGTTAGACCAGGACCTGCTCTGATGGTTCACACCTGATCCATGTCCAGGTTTTTCTCATCTCTGTGAgcctaaaggtgcgttcacattgGAAGagactctggcgactagattacatttaaaataaatgtaaatgacatcactggccacggttacatgatgtttctCAATTCGGAATgagtttttccaaattaaattattgttctgcttcatggaaatagtaattccgaattgaggttgacatggaaaaccggtttattcggctttattcaattccaccttaggtctgggggttgggaagggttctgattggacagggggcgaatgtgacgtattcacgtctatcagcaaaaacacacaacaaatcttttattgtcggctacaacatagaagaccacatgagaactgctctggtgcttcatgcccTGATGAATGTGATaatgtgtgtccgtgtgaatgtctgcatgtttatgcttccgttcattcactcttttcattatatctgtcttttaaggctcctattaaataaatagtctcagtTCTCGTCCGGAccaccatcttggattatgtcgtcaccagcacaTCATCGTGGTAaattgcgcatgcgcagtacGATCGGAATGAACtcaaagcggaattaagtgtttacaagatagaggaattacttaaatcagaattaaaatcagaattaaccagccacctaattcagatttaagtttaatttggaattacatttgcattaggaattaaggcTTAACAAGGtaagtttaaagaggatttaacttttattctgaattaaaaaggaattaaaactcccatgtaaacgtggtcgATGTCAAGCGACCTCTATGGCGTCACATTTATGTCAAGAGTCAAGCACGTAGTTTTACACACTCACACGCAATTAAAATACTTGCGCGTCAATGCAGAGTGTGGTTTGTCATtattgtgtgagtgtgtaaaaCTGTGACTTGCGAGTCCCTGAAAGTCACTCAAGGTTGAAAATTTGGAACTTACATACACTTACACTTATTTTTGAACTACATCCGATCAGTGATGAGTTTCTCTCTACATCACTGTGTGTAGAGCTgaggctgcactgagagggctgtacacttGCTCTACTTACTAGGGCCTAATGAAAGCAGAATACTCCTTTAATAAACCTTTTAAATTCTAAGTAtatttgagtgaactcatcctttagtaagtatttaagttgatcattttaactgtaagtggagctgtctatgatagGTGTTGTAAACCTACGACTGTAGAAGAAGTGaacagccctctcagtgcagcacacacatactatttatatattcatattattcataatattcatttattttgtgtgcgtttgcgtgtgtgtgcagcGTCAGGCCCACAGTGCAGGCCTGTTCTTCTTCAGATGTACTCTGTGTAACAATAAGGAACTATTCCAGGAAGAAATGTTGAGGATGGGAATCTACATCCCAgagaggtaacacacacacacacacacacacacacactgacagcatCAAAGGGTGTTTAAGTGTGATCATGTAATTTTGTTCAGATTATTGTAAACACTGAGTCACCAGTTATAATGATGACCAGTTGAAGTGATACATCCTCAGGGTTTTCTGTCTGTTATCATGGTCTCAGCCAGTGGGCGTGTCCCTCTTTGTTCTCCCTGCAGAGATGCATCCTGGGAGTTGGAGTCCAATGCATTTTCTGAGCTGTTGGAGGTTTACCAAAGCTGTGATGCCCTCAGCTGTTTGTGTGACACTGGACGGACATACTCAGCAAAGAGCGGGTACGACGGCGTCACCTGAGCGTGGTGTCACACATTTATGTCAaacctcacccctcctctctgTGTGTCAGGTGGTTCACTGTGATTCGCTGTCAGCTCTGTGGGTCCAGAGGAACTCACAGGAAGTGCTCAGGACTGAAGTTGGACAGCAGGGATTGGAGCTGCAGCGACTGCACCGGGGCCACCGCCACCCACGGTTATTCTCATTCATTTGTTGATTCATTGATTAATTTGTGCTCATTTAGTAATAATATGTTTATTAATtcttatatttataaatcataattagcatttattattaatgtcatGGAATTGTGGGACTGTTCTTATCTTTCTTCTCACAGCCTCCATTGTCACCTCCAGCCCTAGATGGGCCCAGAAGAAGGAGTCCACTGTCCCATCACCTGCCAGGTAGGTTTATAACACAGCCTCAGGTGCCTTAcaggtgtgtgaatgtgtttaaagtTAACCTGtagtataaatgtatatatcaaaaattgtgttttatgtattactaataaacataaaatgtgcacctttttattaaaactttttagaacaatttcatACCTAGGGttataaactatggagagtctCTATTTTAATCATTATATGACACACGGTGGTTGATGGTCACGGCCTGTGGCTTTAAATaactggtgcattgtgggaggtagaggcgtaacaggaagtgtagtttttcagcAGTTGTGTGTAACCCCTCCCTCAGTGATAAAGGTTGTATATTAggagaggattaaatatcacgTTTCTCACCAACTTCCTGCTTCTTGTGAGCCTCCCTGCACCCACTCATTATCAGAATTAGCCTAACGgcagagctgttgttagcagcagaaatgagccatggctgagtagttaggtgttagaagtgcacaaatatggttagaaactgtgatgaaagctgagTGAAAGGATATGTGTTCATTGATTGGATGATGCTCCACTACCCCTGAAAATCAGCACCTGAACCAATAGGTAAGTTCTCCTGACAGAGTCGatcatttagccacaaggaaataTGAGGGAATAATGTGGTGGGGGtgtggttagtgccatgacaccccCCATAGTATCCACTATAAGCATAAAAgtagtagtgctctgaacaagtacgtttacaagctgcattcaaCGACTTCctgtgaaggaattctgtccattagcttagcccacagatccctCACATACCACCCAATGTTGTGTGAACGtaaacattttaagtgtgtatctCGTACTAATATTATGGAGCCAACGGCTGGATAACTCTGATTTAATGTCGTTATTTGGCTCAGAGACCCTAAACAAATGTTTCTTttgttgtcatagcaaccattggctttacactcccccattgttcagaaactgtagacTAACcgaacactgttgcctagcaactgCTAACAGGAATTAACGTGTGTCAAATCCTGACCAAAATGGagactctccatagtttatgttccaaggtataaaatcattctaaaacgtccttttaatgtgtttgttaaaataaaaaaggtgaaaatattttgtttattagtaatacattaaatctttttttgttttaatcattttcatttcaggtACACACTAACTCTTTCCCGTGGCTCTGATTAGTTCTTCCTGTCATGTGACTACAGGTCATCTCCTGATAGGTGCGTTTCTCCTGAGCACCTGCTGCAGTCTCTGGTGCCTAAGCTCCTCCCACCCGAGGTGCACGTGGAGGTGAGCAGCGAGCAGGCGCTGAAGGCAGGGCTAGATCTGCTGCGTCGGCCTGGGTTTGACCCCACCCACTTGCTGAGCGTCAGCTTCACTGACACTACATTTCCCAAAGGCCTCTGGGGCAGAGAGGCTCGGCAGCACTTCCTGGATCTGTTGACATCACAGATACAGGAGTGTGAGGTGTTTGAaggaccaatcagagccaaGAATCTTCGATTGGACCCTCagggtgtgtgtctgtgtgtgtgtgtgtgtgtggaggtgtATTGCTGAGTGTGAGTTTGTGTaactgtgtattattgtgtgtgtttgtagcgCTACATGATGACCTCTACTTTGATGTGGGAtgtctcctctctctctcgctcgtCCATGGTGGTCCTCCTCCTTCGTTCTTTTCTAGAGCTCTGTATCAGACGCTCTTTAACCATCCCACCAATCAACGCCTCACCCTGGATCACATGACCCCAGACACACTCATCACACGCCAGGTCACACGGGTAagacatcaacacacacacacacacgttacgcTGTGCGATATAACAACATATATGGTATATGGTAGTGCAATATAAAACTGTAGCATACGATATAACCCTCTATGGTTTCTGtctaatttaatgtgtgtgtctctgtaacTAAAATATGATGAAGCTAGCAGGCTAATGTGCTACTTGGCAGTAGCAAGTTGGCGTCACCCAGAGATACTAGTTTACAGCAGCGTTAGAGGAGCAACTGGTCCTTGTgtagcagtgacgtgcagtcagggtaggcaaggtaggcagtgcctacccaagggtgaattgatattttgattatttgttttaattgtaatataattataaattatttatttttcaatttccatacctgtaagtttgaaagtgcccaaattttgtgcttttcatttcccaaatcgctaaacatcgctatttcctaaccgctgtaaggcaggaggaggccacaccccttctcaaaagcacattgctgctctgcctctgttcccattgcatgtttttatgtgtttgcgcatacgcagtcagttccccaagttgacaaccatttacgtaaaaaggcagctctctacgctgcctttggacgtaaccgcgctatgctaaatgccatacctaagttcacagtgcattagtgaattgctATCATGTAACCGCTgttgctacgttctctagctagtgggcgggataacactacagtcaggatgacagcgcgagagacgataaagaaacttttttttgaggaaaaacgacagcttttaaaagatgtagaccaacacctgagttaccagaccttcagcaaagataaggtcagaacattgttggtactttctacagtgaatggaacaaaaggaaggattgactttgtggatgctcctcactgaggctgttccgagttgctgctgttgtcattttttccgtttttctgtttccaacacaaacaatggatgcgctgccgtgtcatgagataaatgttgttgggagattatggaggctatatttaataatttttgaagtttctttaatggtgttttacgatgttgattttgtttggtggctaaatgcttgttcatgtggatcttgttgggttttttcgtTCTTATTaagaattttgtattttgaaaagcgcattgagatgactgttgtaaattgcgctatacaaataaagttgaatttaattgaattaacacttgccagcagaaacatatggaattgtcattggtgttgacattggtggtctcgatttggaaaGCCCTtcctaccctagtgctcacggtaCGTCACTGTTGTGTAGCCACCATCAGCTACTGAAGCCACGCCCACTGATCAGATCAGACTAATTCTACATCATTTAACACCAGACATGAGCGTCAAGTGTTTAGTTTAGAAACACAAAGATGCACTAAATGGATACTGTGGTATGTGGTGGTGAAACCCAGATTGGGTCATcaattagtctggttacaaactGTGTCACTACAGCCAATATGACTCTAACAAGATAAATAGCTGCAAAAGTGTATCACAAATGTTAGTTTCAATTTATTTCCTGCTTTCAAAGAATAGAATCTAACCAAACCTCTACTATCATATACGATTTTTGATGGAGTCAAAGTCACTACAGGTACGGTGTAAAACCACAGCAGTGGACATTATTGGTGGTTTTTGCGCCCCCTGTTGGCATTtccacacatttacaaatcagaACACGTGACAACAGTGTTTGTAGCAAAAGACacaaatattccttcattgagaagattcttAAAGAAGTACCATTCATTTTGGGATATGCATTTCtattagttacatttttttttaatatactaaACTATATAATCAATATCACTGTTCCATTCATTTCATGTCGTCTTCTTCCTCAGATGGCAATGGCGTCTTCTGTAGAGGAGCTCAGGTCTCTGATGGAGCAGAGCCAGGACTTCCTGGAGCTGGCTGGCTGTAACCGACCAATCAGCAGCCTGGATCAGAGGGAGGctctggtccaggacctggtgAACTTCACCCTGATCACCAGGATGCAGCTGCCCCTCCACAGGTTGGTCACACAACACTGCACGGGTTTGAATCCAGCAGTTAACGAGCTGGTCATCAGTTAACACGGACATCAGTTTGATTAGAACAGCAGTGATGCTGGGACCTGCTGATGGTGTTGGACACAGAGATTTGTCTTACTACCAGTCTgtttactggtttatactggttatactggttcacattggtttatactggttatactggttcaCATTGGTTTAAACTGGTTAAACATCTTTATACTGGTATTCTCTAATGAATCAGACATTAATGAAGGATGATGT carries:
- the g2e3 gene encoding G2/M phase-specific E3 ubiquitin-protein ligase → MKRKMRKKMKAEEACTLCRSSEDDAAFLGEKIKLEEHKLCVHYFCLLTSCGVYQRGEEDEGILGFLIDDIKQETRRSSRLTCCLCKEKGACVGCNVPSCRKVAHFPCARKHGFISQFTGLFPSFCPDHSPSQSVSGLDLSLPQSCSVCLDSITPVLSSSILKCPCCHASWFHRDCVQRQAHSAGLFFFRCTLCNNKELFQEEMLRMGIYIPERDASWELESNAFSELLEVYQSCDALSCLCDTGRTYSAKSGWFTVIRCQLCGSRGTHRKCSGLKLDSRDWSCSDCTGATATHASIVTSSPRWAQKKESTVPSPARSSPDRCVSPEHLLQSLVPKLLPPEVHVEVSSEQALKAGLDLLRRPGFDPTHLLSVSFTDTTFPKGLWGREARQHFLDLLTSQIQECEVFEGPIRAKNLRLDPQALHDDLYFDVGCLLSLSLVHGGPPPSFFSRALYQTLFNHPTNQRLTLDHMTPDTLITRQVTRMAMASSVEELRSLMEQSQDFLELAGCNRPISSLDQREALVQDLVNFTLITRMQLPLHRFREGLQTLGVFNQVQLFPLLFLELFCEPWERLGAQGVAQLFTLTFSQQEQQLREETHVATYWRRFLHDCEGGCSSVSLHDLLLFTEGVDDLRPPALLSFRPPACGPGGVLSRCDGLFPQWQSDGRRLLLPLSSSYRHFKSSMEQVVSNRLHLLTNHSKATPTSAFS